One Schlesneria paludicola DSM 18645 DNA segment encodes these proteins:
- a CDS encoding DUF1549 and DUF1553 domain-containing protein, protein MRMTVLSRLFSLAAIALVPAFALAEEAIDVGQPSSIVLEPAKFDLLGKRSRQQLLVTGVYSGDDVRDLTPVAEYTSSNPAVVKIEGAVALPAGNGDAILTAKVGAHVVSVPVTVKNFEAAAPISFKNETQMALTKAGCNMGACHGSPSGKGGFRLSLRAYDSVLDIMTVRSEFFGRRTNIMEPGQSLLLRKPLMEVAHGGGKRLMKGEPAHRTLEQWIAEGMRLDADTEPDLIKIVTVPSKRVLRQPAARQQIVVQGYFSDGSIRDLTQLADFSSSSESVGSVNSLGLVTKNGRGETAVLARYLDKMSTTYMTFLEDVPGFVWNNPAENNFVDSAVFEKLKQLQILPSDLCSDDEFLRRVTLDLTGRLPTADEARVFLADKSGSQRATLVERLLDSDEFASFWALKWGDVLRSNSKKLKTAGVHKFRQWIYESIRNDKPLDQFARELLTANGSVFENPPANFWRASRDPLDATETTAQLFLGVRIQCAKCHNHPFERWTQDNYYGIAAAFARVGRKNSVDAEEEVIFTQGGGEVTQPRTNKQMKVHLLLKGDVDVPADQDRRVVFAKWLTEPENPFFSKSVTNRIWGHMFGRGIVDPIDDFRDSNPPSNARLLDELARQFAANNFSQKWVIRTICNSRTYQLSSRKNPFNKDDEIYCSHANTRLLTAEQLLDGICAVTSVPEQFPGMPLGTRACELADPPTDHYFLKVFGQPQREMACQCERSSESNLSQALQMINGPVVHNKLRADNGRIAIMLKENKSNEEIITSLYLAALARTPSAEEMTASTKHIAAQQDRRQALEDVGWAILNSKEFLFQH, encoded by the coding sequence ATGAGAATGACAGTACTTTCCCGATTATTTTCGCTGGCAGCCATCGCATTGGTGCCTGCGTTCGCTTTGGCGGAAGAGGCCATTGACGTTGGTCAACCCTCATCGATTGTGCTCGAACCGGCCAAATTCGATCTGCTCGGGAAGCGTTCACGACAGCAGTTGCTGGTGACAGGCGTCTATTCGGGCGATGACGTCCGCGACCTGACACCTGTGGCGGAATACACGTCGTCGAATCCGGCGGTCGTGAAGATCGAAGGTGCGGTCGCGCTTCCGGCCGGCAATGGAGACGCGATCCTGACCGCGAAGGTGGGGGCTCACGTCGTATCTGTGCCCGTGACCGTGAAGAATTTCGAAGCCGCCGCTCCGATCAGCTTTAAGAACGAAACGCAGATGGCGCTGACGAAGGCCGGCTGCAATATGGGTGCGTGTCACGGTTCCCCTTCGGGCAAGGGTGGCTTCCGACTGTCACTGCGTGCCTATGATTCGGTTCTGGACATTATGACGGTGCGTTCCGAGTTCTTCGGACGACGAACCAACATCATGGAACCCGGGCAAAGCTTGTTGCTGCGAAAGCCGCTGATGGAAGTGGCGCACGGCGGTGGAAAACGCTTGATGAAGGGCGAGCCGGCGCATCGGACGCTTGAGCAATGGATTGCCGAAGGAATGCGGCTTGATGCCGACACCGAACCCGATCTGATCAAGATCGTGACGGTTCCATCGAAACGCGTGCTGCGTCAGCCTGCGGCTCGTCAGCAGATCGTGGTTCAAGGGTATTTCAGCGATGGCTCGATCCGTGATCTGACTCAATTGGCCGACTTCAGTTCCTCCAGTGAATCGGTTGGATCGGTAAACTCATTGGGTCTGGTGACCAAGAATGGTCGTGGGGAAACTGCTGTTCTGGCTCGATATCTCGACAAGATGTCGACAACGTACATGACGTTCCTGGAAGATGTGCCTGGGTTCGTCTGGAACAATCCTGCGGAGAACAACTTCGTGGATTCGGCGGTCTTCGAGAAGTTGAAGCAATTGCAGATTCTGCCCTCGGATCTGTGCAGCGATGACGAATTCCTTCGCCGGGTGACACTCGATTTGACGGGCCGTTTGCCGACCGCCGACGAGGCTCGGGTCTTCCTGGCCGACAAAAGTGGTTCGCAGCGTGCAACGTTGGTCGAACGTCTGCTGGATAGTGACGAGTTTGCTTCGTTCTGGGCCCTGAAATGGGGTGATGTGCTGCGTTCCAACAGCAAGAAGCTGAAGACCGCCGGGGTTCACAAGTTCCGACAGTGGATTTATGAATCGATCCGCAATGACAAGCCACTCGACCAGTTTGCTCGTGAGTTGCTGACAGCCAATGGCAGCGTGTTTGAGAATCCACCTGCCAACTTCTGGCGTGCCAGCCGTGATCCATTGGATGCAACAGAAACGACGGCTCAGTTGTTTCTAGGTGTCCGTATCCAGTGCGCGAAGTGCCACAACCATCCGTTCGAGCGTTGGACGCAAGACAACTACTACGGAATTGCGGCCGCGTTCGCGCGTGTCGGTCGGAAGAACTCGGTCGACGCCGAAGAAGAAGTGATCTTCACTCAGGGCGGTGGTGAAGTGACGCAACCTCGCACTAACAAGCAAATGAAAGTGCATCTGTTGCTGAAGGGGGATGTCGACGTCCCTGCCGATCAAGATCGACGCGTCGTATTCGCAAAATGGTTGACGGAACCTGAAAATCCCTTCTTCTCGAAGAGCGTGACCAATCGCATCTGGGGGCACATGTTCGGACGAGGAATTGTCGATCCGATCGACGACTTCCGCGATTCGAATCCTCCTTCAAATGCCCGATTGCTCGACGAACTGGCTCGTCAGTTTGCCGCGAACAACTTCAGCCAGAAGTGGGTGATCCGCACGATCTGCAACAGCCGCACGTATCAGTTGAGCTCGCGTAAGAATCCGTTCAACAAGGATGACGAGATTTATTGCTCGCACGCCAATACCCGATTGCTGACTGCGGAACAGTTGCTTGACGGGATCTGTGCGGTGACGAGTGTTCCAGAACAGTTCCCCGGCATGCCATTGGGAACACGCGCATGTGAACTGGCCGATCCTCCAACCGATCACTACTTCCTGAAAGTGTTTGGCCAGCCACAACGTGAAATGGCCTGTCAGTGCGAACGTTCCAGCGAATCGAACTTGTCGCAGGCGTTGCAGATGATCAATGGTCCTGTGGTGCACAACAAGCTGCGTGCAGACAATGGCCGAATTGCGATCATGCTGAAAGAGAACAAGTCGAACGAAGAGATCATCACGTCTCTGTATCTGGCGGCGTTGGCTCGTACGCCATCTGCCGAAGAGATGACCGCAT